A window of Aquibium oceanicum genomic DNA:
AACCAGCGCAGGTTCACCGCGAAGACCGCGACCAGGATCAGGCCGAACCAGAAGTTTGGAACCGCCTGGCCGAAGGTCGCGCCCACGGTGGCGAGGCGATCGATCCACGATCGGGGGCGAAGCGCCGCCGCCACGCCGGCGGCGACCCCGACGACGATGGCGATCAATGCAGATATCGCCGTCAGCGACAGCGTGACCGGAAGCCTCAGCAGCACAGCGTCGGTGACGCTGACGCTGTTGAAGAAGGAGGTGCCGAGGTCACCCTGCACCGCCTTTCCGAGCCACTGGAAGTAGCGCACCACCACGGGTTCGTTCAGGCCCATCCTCTCGCGCAGCATCTCGTGCTGCTCCTGCGTTCCCGTGTCCCCCAGAATGAGGTCCACGGGATCGCTGGGCAGCAGCGAGGTGAACGAGAACGCCATCACCGACACGATGAACAGCAGTGGCACCAGTGCCAGCAGCCGCTGGGCGACGAGCCTGAACATGAAGACCCGTGACTAGTCGTTGGCCTTGAGGCCGCGGAGATTGATGGAATCCTCTCCGTAGCGATACCGGACCGTGGTGTTTTCCGCCGTGGCGTTGGTGACCCCGATCAAGATCGGCGCATTGGTGACGAATATCAGGAACGCCTCGTCAGCCAGCTGGGCCGCCATCTTGTGGTAGATCGGTGCCCGCACGTCGGTCTCCACCGAGGTCAATCCCTCCTTGGCCAGCGCCAGCAGCGTATCGCTCGGCTTGACCTTGAAGGGATTGTAGGCCGCATCCTCGTAGATGTAGCGCAGCGCCAGGAATTTCGGATCCGTGACCGTGTTCCAGACGAGGTTGGTGGCTGGGAAATCCGTCGTGCGGCTGCGGCGCGCCAGCGTGCCGGGCTCCACGGGCACGATGTTCATGGTGATGCCGATCTCGTTGAAGAAGCCAGCGAGCGCCTCCAGACGCGGCTGGTAGATCGGGATCGACGGCATGTCGAAGGTGAACCCGTCGGGGAACTTCGACTGCGCCATCAGTTCGCGCGCCTTTTCGACATTGTATTCGTAGACGCCCTCGAGCGACGGATCGTAGGCCCAGTCGCCCTTGCCGTAGGGCTGGAACGACTTCACCGCGAGGCCGAACTGGATCGCCTTGTTGAAGGCTTCCCGATCGATGGCGAGCGCCATGGCCTCCCGCACCAGCGGATCGGCGAAGGCCGGAACGACCGTGCCGTCGCGGTCGGAGATGATGACGTGGTAGTTAAGGCCGCCATTGTTGCGCATCAGTTTCAGGTCGGGCGACTTGTCGATGATCGCCGCCTGAGGGTTGGAGAGCCAGTTGCCGGCGTCGATCTGGCCGGTCTTGAGTGCGTTGAGACGCGCGGTATCGTCGGGAATCTCCCACACCTCGTAGCGCGCGAGGCCGATCATGTCCTTGTCCCAGTAGGTCGGGTTCGGCACGTAGACCTGCACCTCGCCCTCGCGCGACTCGTCCTTGCTGTGGATGTAGGGGCCGGTGCCGACCGGATTGCGGTCGAGCGCGGGATCGTTCATCGCCGACGGCGCGATCATCATGCCGCCGGTGTAGCACAGGGTGGTGATGATCGCGGGGTCGATCTCCTTGAGCCTGATGCCGAGCGTGTATTCGTCGATCGCCTTGGCGCTCTCGACGGTCTTGAGACCTTCTACGATGCCGATCTCGACGCCGCGGTTGATGTTCGCCGCCGCCGCCTCGGCGTTGAAGGCTTCGCCGTTGGAGAAGCTGACGTCTTCGCGCAGCTTGATCGTCACGTCGAGGCCGTCGACCTCGTAGCTGGTGGCCAGCAATGGCACGTTTTCGCCGTTCGGGCCTTTCTCGAACAGCGACTCATAGGCCGGGCGCAGGAAGGGCACGCCGCTTCCGCTCTGCTTCTGCGGGTCCATGGTGATGAGCTTCACCTGTTCCGCGTATTTGAAGGTGCCGCTGCCTTCCGCAGCCGCCGGACTTCCGGCAAGCCCGAATGCGAGCGCGGCAATAACTCCCGATGCTGTGATCCACTTCTTCATCACGGCCCTCCCAGCCTTGAAATCTGCGACGTGATCCGCGGTTTCGCGGGCGCCAGAACCTCCCAATCGAAGCGATCTCGATTGTGATTAAACTATAGTACTTTACCACTATCGTGCTATGGTGCAACCGCTTTCTCGGCACCGGCCGACGGCTCCCCATTGCCTCCGCGGGGAGGTGTGCAATATCGGAAGTCGGGAAGACGCACGAAAGGAACCGCGCCATTGTCGAGCGCTTCTGAGCACAGGCAGACGCTGAGGGAGGACGGGACCCCCTACTACGTGCAGCTCGCCGCAATCATCCGCAGGCAGATCGTGGACGAGACCTGGAACATCGGCGACAGGCTCCCGACGCTGAAGCAGCTCGTCGCCACCTTCGGCGTTTCGCCGATGACGGTACGCCATGCCTTGGCTGGGCTGGAAAACGAGGGGCTGATCAGCGCCGAGCGCGGGCGAGGCACCTTCGTCACCGGCAAGCCGCACACGCCGGAGTCGGTGCCCTACCTGTTGACCGGCTCGCCTGCCTACAGAGGCAAGGAGCTGAGCTTCCGTGTCGTGCCCTCCCGCGAAAGCGAGGTGGAACTGCGCCTCTCGCCAGAGGACGGCAAGCCGCTCGGCGAATATCGGCACATGAAGCGCATCTTCTCGCGCAACGATCACCCCTTTATCGTCGGCCAGTACCTGGTCGCAGACGTGGTCCACCGGATGATCCCCGAAAAGCTCTGGAAGACGGAACTCGTCAGCACGCTTCTCTACGACACGAAGGACGTCGGCCTCAGTCACGTTCGCCAGACCTTCCGCGTGGTCTCCTCGATGCCGGCGGAGGCGGCCGAACTTGACATCCGCGTCCACGACCCGGTGGTGCGGGTGCGCCGCATCTTCCAGAACGCGAAGAAGGAAGTCCTCTGCCTGGCGCAACTCGTCTACCGCACCGACGGCGTGGTCTTCGACATCAACATCGATCTCGACGACCGCAATCGCCTGCTTGAACTGGGCGGCTTTCCGGAATCCTGAGGTTTTGGATACCGACGCACTCTCACTGCTTCGGTTGGAGCGCATCCTGCCCGCCATCTTGGCTCACCGCTTTCCATACGTCGTGCTCGAAGCAGAGCCAGATCGCGGCCCGTGCGGCTTACATCATTAACACACTGGATAGTGAGTATTGACTTCCGGAAACCCGCGGACCATTGATGTTGCTCGTGCCGTGGAGGCGGCGCGTTCAGGGGGGATCAAGGATCATGGCGTGCCCGGCGGACTTGCGCCCTGCTTTTGCGGGAGAGCGGCGCTGAAGCTTCATCGGACGGAACTGGCGACCGAACCGCGCGCGGAGCAGGCTCCCGTCGCGCGTTTTGCGTCCGGCGATGCGCGGGGGGTGCGCAGGGACGGACTTTGCATCTTTCGCGGCATTCCGTACGCCGAGCCGCCTGTCGGGTCGCAGCGGTGGCGGCCACCGATCGCCGCGCGCCGTTGGGAGGGCGTACGCGATGCCTTCGCTCCAGGCCCGACCTGTGTACAGCCGCAGCGCCGTGGCGGCAGCATCTATGCCAGCGAACTGGCCGCGACCTCCGAGGATTGCCTCTATCTCGACATCTGGGCGCCGGAAGACGCGCGTGACCTGCCGGTCGTCGTCTGGATCCACGGCGGCTCGTTCATCTGGGGGGCGGGCAGCGAGACGCTCTACGACGGAGCCGCCCTGGCGCAGCGAGGCGTGGTCGTCGTCGCGGTCAACTACCGTCTGGGCGTCCTCGGCTATCTCGCGCACCCGCAACTGAGTGCGGAATCGCCCGACGGGGTCTCGGGCAACTACGGGCTGCTGGACCAGATCGCGGCGCTTCAATGGGTCCAGCGCAACATCGAGGCCGTCGGCGGCGATCCCGACAACGTGACGATCGCGGGCGAGTCCGCTGGTGCGCTGAGCGTCCTCTACCTGATGGCGTCACCTGCGGCGCGCGGGCTGTTCGCAAAGGCAATCGCGCAGAGCGCCTACATGATCTCGATGCCTGCGCTGAACGAGACTCGGCACGGGCACGAACCCGCGGAGATCGCCGGAGAGCGCCTGTGCGCAAGTCTCGGCGCGGAAGATATCGACGCCCTGCGGGCGATGGACGCGCACGAGCTTTCGAGTGCTGCTTTGCGGGCAGGCTTCGCGCCGCTGGGCACCGTAGACGGTCATGTCCTGCCGGACCAGCTCGTCGATATCTTCGAACGCGGCGACCAGGCGAAGGTGCCGCTGCTCGCCGGCTTCAACAGCGGGGAAATCCGTTCGCTGCCGTTCCTGGTCCCGCCGCTCCCTGAGAGCGCGGCGGCCTACGAGGCCGCGATCAGGAGCCGCTACGGGAGCCTCGCCGAGCCCTTCCTGTCGCTGTATCCGTCCAGAAACATCAGGGAAAGCACGCTCGCCGCTGTCCGCGACGCGCTCTACGGCTGGACCGTCCTGAAGCTCGCCGAGGTGCAGAAGGCGGCCGGCCTTCCCACATTCCTCTACTATTTCGACCACACCTACCCCGCCGCTACCGGAGCAGGGCTCGACGCCTTCCATGCTTGCGAACTGCCCTATCTGTTCGGCACCGCCGACCGGACGCCGCCGCTCTGGCCCGCGATACCGGAAACGGAGTCCGAGGCCAGTCTTTCGCTCGCCATTGGCGACTACTGGGCTTCCTTCGCGCGCAGCGGCTCGCCGCGCGCGCAAGCTGCGCCCGACTGGCCGGATCATGCGGTTGCAGGCGAATTCATCCGCTTCGCCGGGCATCCCCGGCTCGAAACCGCCCTTGCTCCGGGAATGTTCGAACTTCTCGATGAGGTCGTGCGCCAGCGGCGCAGCTCAGGCACGGTTCCCTGGAACTGGAATGTAGGGGTGGCGGCGCCTCTTCCGCCGTCGGGGGCGTAGCGGCGATGAACGACGGAGCGATGCAGCCCTATCCGCTGACGGTCGACAAGTTCCTCGACCACGCCGCCAAATGGCACGCGGATGCGGAGGTCGTCACCGCTCGTGCTGGTGGGGCGAGCACCCGCGTAAGCTATGCCGAACTCAGGGAACGTGCTCTTCGGGTTTCCGGCGTGCTGGCCGGGCTCGGTGTCGCCTTCGGCGATCGCGTCGCGACGCTGGCCTGGAACAGCCAGACGCATCTCGAGACCTGGTACGCCATCATGGGCATGGGTGCGTCATGCCACACGCTCAACCCCCGCCTCACGGCCGACGTGACCGCGTCGATGCTCCAGAAATCCGGGGCAAAAATCCTCATCGTCAGCGCCGATCTCCTGCCGCTGGCGCGCGAGATCGCCGCCAACGCCCCGTTGCGGACGATCCTGACGATCGACGAGGACGCAGAGCCCGGGATCGAGCTGGCCGGAGCGCAGCCTCTCGAGTCTCTTCTTGCTGCAGGCAGGACGGATATCGCCTGGGGCGGGTTCGACGAAAACACCGAATGCGGCCTCTGCTTCACCTCGGGCACCACGGGCCAGCCGAAGGGCGTCGCCTATTCCCATCGATCCACCTATCTCCATACGTTGCGGCTGTTGCAGGCCGACGTGATGGCGATGACGGCTGAGGACACCGCGCTTCCGGTGGTGCCGATGTTTCACGCGAGCGCCTGGGGCATGCCCTTCGCGGCCCCTGCCGTCGGCGCTCGCCTTGTGCTGCCGGGCCGTCATCTCGACGGTGCGAGCCTGGCGCGGCTGATCGTGTCGGAGGGTGTCACGGTCGCTTCGGCAGTCCCGACCGTCTGGCTCGGTCTCGTCGAACACCTCGAAGCCGAAGGCGGCGACGTTCCGTCGCTCAAGCGGATCGTCGTCGGCGGATCGCCGATGCCGCCCGCCCTGATGGCGCGGATCGAGCGGCGCCTCGGCGTCACGGTCCAGACGAGCTGGGGCATGACGGAACTTTCGCCGCTGGGCACCATCGCGCCGCTCGGTCTCGCCGATCGCGATGCGGGCATCTCGGGGCGGCCAGCACTCGGCATCGACCTGCTGCTCACCGACGCCGAAGGCCGTCCCCACGAACAGCAGCGCGGCGTCGAAGGCCATCTGCGCGTGCGTGGCGCATCGGTGGTCGAGCGCTATCTGGGGCAGGCCGAAAAGGCGACGGATGCCGAGGGATGGTTCGACACGGGCGATCTCGCCCGCATCGACGCCAGGGGAAATCTCGTCATCACCGGGCGGTCCAAGGATCTTATCAAGTCGGGCGGCGAATGGATCAATCCCGCCGAGATCGAGGCGATCGTCGCGGCGCTGCCGCAAGTCTCGCTGGCAGCGGTGATCGGACGCGCCGATTCCAGGTGGGGCGAGCGGCCCATCCTTCTGGTCGAGCTGCGCCAGGGCGAGGACATAACCGACCAACAACTGCTGGAGCCGTTGCGCGACCGCGTCGCCTCGTGGTGGATCCCGGAAGAGGTCGTGCGGCTACCTAAAATGCCGCTCGCGGCGACCGGCAAGGTGGACAAACTGCATCTGCGCTCGCAATACGGACAGGCGTGACTCAGGCAGCACCACCGCGCGGGGCAAAGGCGGTGGAATTCGGAAGGGCCCAGAATTGACCGTACTCAAGGCATCCCGCCGCAAGGCTTCCACAAAGGCCGAACAGCGCGCGGAAATGATCGAGCAGATTCTCGACGCCGCCGAACTGCTTTTTTCCCGGCACGGGCTCTATGGCGTGACCCTGAAGGACGTCGCCAAGCAGGTCGGCGTTCATCACACGCTGATCAACTACTACTTCGACGACAAGAAGGCCCTGTTCAACGAGGTGTTCGCCCGCCGCGCGGTGGTCACCAGCGAGCGCCGAATGCGCATGCTGGAAGAGTACGAGCAGGCGTCGGCCGGCCAGCCCACGGTCGAGGGCGCCTTGCGGGCCTTCCTCGACACCGATCTCGACCTCTACATCGAAGGCGGCGAGAGCTGGAAGAACTACGGCGCGCTCGCCTCTCAGGTGGCCAACACGCCCGAATGGGGCGCCGCCATGATGGACGAGCATTTCGATCCGGTCGTGCTGCGGCTGATCGGCCTCCTGAAGCAGGCGCTGCCCGGCTGCGCCGAGGAGAATATCTTCTGGGGCTATCATTTTGTCTCCGGCGCGCTGATGCTGACCCTTGCGCGCACGGGCCGCGTCGACAAGCTCTCCGGCGGCTTGTGCCGTTCCGAGGACTTCGCGGCGGTCAAGCAGCGCATGTCGACCTTCATGGCAGCTGGGTTCCTCGCCATCTGCCGGAAGGAAGAGCCGGAATAGGGGGCTTTCGGCGCGGGGGAAGCCCGCGCGCCGAAGCCCGCAGGACACCGCACAGGTTGAAGAATCGCTTGCGCGAAACAGATTAATTATCTAGTGAGTGAATAGCATGGAAAACGAAGTCGAACACATCGGCGGGACGCTGCGGGGCCGGGTTGCCATCGTCACCGGGGCCGGCGGCGGGCTGGGGCGTTCCCACGCTCTCATGCTGGCCGGGCTCGGCGCCAGGGTTGTCGTCAACGACATGAATGCCGCCGCGGCGGATCAGGTCGCGGCGGAGATCGGCGCGACTGGTGGCGAGGCGATCGGCTTTGCCGCGTCGGTGACGGACGAGCCGCGCATCGGCGAAATGGCCGCGCGCGCGATGGAGACCTGGGGCCGCATCGACATCCTCGTCAACAATGCCGGCATCCTGCGCGACCGCAGCTTCGCGAAGATGACGGTCGCCGAGTTCCGCGACGTCGTCGACGTCCATCTGATGGGTTCCGTCATCTGCACGAAGTCTGTGTGGGAGATCATGCGCGAGCAACGCCACGGGCGTATCGTAATGACCACCTCGTCCTCTGGCCTTTTCGGGAACTTTGGTCAGTCCAACTACGCGGCCGCCAAGATGGCGCTGGTCGGCCTGATGCAGACGCTGGCGCTCGAAGGCGAGAAGTACGGCATCAGGGTCAACTGCCTTGCCCCGACGGCGGCGACGGCGATGACCCATGGCCTGCTCACGCCGGAAGCTCTCGATCGGCTCTCGCCGGAATTCGTGAGCCCCGGGCTTCTCGCGCTCGTCGGCGACGATGCCCCGACGCGGG
This region includes:
- a CDS encoding ABC transporter permease is translated as MFRLVAQRLLALVPLLFIVSVMAFSFTSLLPSDPVDLILGDTGTQEQHEMLRERMGLNEPVVVRYFQWLGKAVQGDLGTSFFNSVSVTDAVLLRLPVTLSLTAISALIAIVVGVAAGVAAALRPRSWIDRLATVGATFGQAVPNFWFGLILVAVFAVNLRWFPATGFTPISTSPWDWLRSVTLPSIALGLSSSAAIARQVRSAMVGVLQQDYIRAARAQGLSSRRVILRHALTNAMVPVVAVLSFQITVLLGGALIVEQVFAINGLGTLAIAAVRQQDIPMLQGLVLVMVGLVVLVQLATDLLYGLLNPKARPT
- a CDS encoding ABC transporter substrate-binding protein, which gives rise to MKKWITASGVIAALAFGLAGSPAAAEGSGTFKYAEQVKLITMDPQKQSGSGVPFLRPAYESLFEKGPNGENVPLLATSYEVDGLDVTIKLREDVSFSNGEAFNAEAAAANINRGVEIGIVEGLKTVESAKAIDEYTLGIRLKEIDPAIITTLCYTGGMMIAPSAMNDPALDRNPVGTGPYIHSKDESREGEVQVYVPNPTYWDKDMIGLARYEVWEIPDDTARLNALKTGQIDAGNWLSNPQAAIIDKSPDLKLMRNNGGLNYHVIISDRDGTVVPAFADPLVREAMALAIDREAFNKAIQFGLAVKSFQPYGKGDWAYDPSLEGVYEYNVEKARELMAQSKFPDGFTFDMPSIPIYQPRLEALAGFFNEIGITMNIVPVEPGTLARRSRTTDFPATNLVWNTVTDPKFLALRYIYEDAAYNPFKVKPSDTLLALAKEGLTSVETDVRAPIYHKMAAQLADEAFLIFVTNAPILIGVTNATAENTTVRYRYGEDSINLRGLKAND
- a CDS encoding GntR family transcriptional regulator, with product MSSASEHRQTLREDGTPYYVQLAAIIRRQIVDETWNIGDRLPTLKQLVATFGVSPMTVRHALAGLENEGLISAERGRGTFVTGKPHTPESVPYLLTGSPAYRGKELSFRVVPSRESEVELRLSPEDGKPLGEYRHMKRIFSRNDHPFIVGQYLVADVVHRMIPEKLWKTELVSTLLYDTKDVGLSHVRQTFRVVSSMPAEAAELDIRVHDPVVRVRRIFQNAKKEVLCLAQLVYRTDGVVFDINIDLDDRNRLLELGGFPES
- a CDS encoding carboxylesterase/lipase family protein; translated protein: MPGGLAPCFCGRAALKLHRTELATEPRAEQAPVARFASGDARGVRRDGLCIFRGIPYAEPPVGSQRWRPPIAARRWEGVRDAFAPGPTCVQPQRRGGSIYASELAATSEDCLYLDIWAPEDARDLPVVVWIHGGSFIWGAGSETLYDGAALAQRGVVVVAVNYRLGVLGYLAHPQLSAESPDGVSGNYGLLDQIAALQWVQRNIEAVGGDPDNVTIAGESAGALSVLYLMASPAARGLFAKAIAQSAYMISMPALNETRHGHEPAEIAGERLCASLGAEDIDALRAMDAHELSSAALRAGFAPLGTVDGHVLPDQLVDIFERGDQAKVPLLAGFNSGEIRSLPFLVPPLPESAAAYEAAIRSRYGSLAEPFLSLYPSRNIRESTLAAVRDALYGWTVLKLAEVQKAAGLPTFLYYFDHTYPAATGAGLDAFHACELPYLFGTADRTPPLWPAIPETESEASLSLAIGDYWASFARSGSPRAQAAPDWPDHAVAGEFIRFAGHPRLETALAPGMFELLDEVVRQRRSSGTVPWNWNVGVAAPLPPSGA
- a CDS encoding AMP-binding protein, whose translation is MNDGAMQPYPLTVDKFLDHAAKWHADAEVVTARAGGASTRVSYAELRERALRVSGVLAGLGVAFGDRVATLAWNSQTHLETWYAIMGMGASCHTLNPRLTADVTASMLQKSGAKILIVSADLLPLAREIAANAPLRTILTIDEDAEPGIELAGAQPLESLLAAGRTDIAWGGFDENTECGLCFTSGTTGQPKGVAYSHRSTYLHTLRLLQADVMAMTAEDTALPVVPMFHASAWGMPFAAPAVGARLVLPGRHLDGASLARLIVSEGVTVASAVPTVWLGLVEHLEAEGGDVPSLKRIVVGGSPMPPALMARIERRLGVTVQTSWGMTELSPLGTIAPLGLADRDAGISGRPALGIDLLLTDAEGRPHEQQRGVEGHLRVRGASVVERYLGQAEKATDAEGWFDTGDLARIDARGNLVITGRSKDLIKSGGEWINPAEIEAIVAALPQVSLAAVIGRADSRWGERPILLVELRQGEDITDQQLLEPLRDRVASWWIPEEVVRLPKMPLAATGKVDKLHLRSQYGQA
- a CDS encoding TetR/AcrR family transcriptional regulator produces the protein MTVLKASRRKASTKAEQRAEMIEQILDAAELLFSRHGLYGVTLKDVAKQVGVHHTLINYYFDDKKALFNEVFARRAVVTSERRMRMLEEYEQASAGQPTVEGALRAFLDTDLDLYIEGGESWKNYGALASQVANTPEWGAAMMDEHFDPVVLRLIGLLKQALPGCAEENIFWGYHFVSGALMLTLARTGRVDKLSGGLCRSEDFAAVKQRMSTFMAAGFLAICRKEEPE
- a CDS encoding SDR family NAD(P)-dependent oxidoreductase, with the protein product MENEVEHIGGTLRGRVAIVTGAGGGLGRSHALMLAGLGARVVVNDMNAAAADQVAAEIGATGGEAIGFAASVTDEPRIGEMAARAMETWGRIDILVNNAGILRDRSFAKMTVAEFRDVVDVHLMGSVICTKSVWEIMREQRHGRIVMTTSSSGLFGNFGQSNYAAAKMALVGLMQTLALEGEKYGIRVNCLAPTAATAMTHGLLTPEALDRLSPEFVSPGLLALVGDDAPTRAILCAGAGHFARSNVTLTQGVHVGTGKGTAERVVADWGRIGDRTGEIVPDYGFAQMERELASGPAAPRVKAVGG